The sequence TCGATCCAGCGGTTGCCAGTGGACCATTTATTTCAACTTTAAGTGATTTAACTAGTGTATTAATTTATTTCAGTATTGCCGGAGTGTTTATGCAATACTTTATCAAAGTGTGAAAAAAACTGTATTGACTAATTTTTTTAGTCAATACAGTTTTTTTATTGAATACCATCAATGATTTTTGTACCGTGTAATTCTTTAACGCCTAATTCTTTAGCAATCGTATCGCAGTTTTCAAAATTAACGCCACCACCGGGTAGAATAGTGATTCTGCCGTCAGCGTAGTCGATGTATTTTTTGATGTTGTCTAAAGTCTGATCGATTGGTGTTGTTAGTGGTCCACCATGAGTCAGGATTCTATCAACGTCATGATCTACTAGCCAATCGATAGCTGATTTTTTGCTGTCTTCAGCTAAAGCATCAAAGGCCATGTGGAAGACGATTTGCATGCCACTAGAAGCAGCAATTAATTGTTCCATGGCATCTTCATCCAAATCTCCGTCCTTAGTCAAAGCACCAAAAGCTACTCCATCGACACCCAATTTTTGAGCTTGGAATAAGTCAGCTTCCATCATTTTGATTTCAAGATCATTGTAAACAAAATCTCCGCCACGTGGACGAATCATTTCAACAACAGGAACGGATTTTTCTTGAAGGTATTTAGTAGCTTCTTGTAAAACACCAAAACTAGGAGTAGTACCTCCAACAGCCAAATTATCGTTTAGTTCGATTCGATTAGCACCTTTTAAAACAGCGGCGGGAATCTTAGTGAAATTTTCTACAGCAACTTCTTTATAAATAATGTTCAACCCCTCTTTTTATCAGTATCTTTATTCTAACAATTTTATACAAAAAAAGAACGTCCGAAGACGTCCTAATTTTATGCAAAGGATTTGATTCCAAAGTATGCGATGACAATGATTGCCAAGATGATACGATACCAACCAAAGGCTTTGAAGTCGTTACGTTTGATGTAATCAAGCAAGAACTTGATAGAAGCGTAAGCAACGATAAATGAAACTAATGTACCAACAAGTAGGATAATTGTTTGGTCACCAGTAAAG comes from Companilactobacillus pabuli and encodes:
- a CDS encoding copper homeostasis protein CutC, translating into MYKEVAVENFTKIPAAVLKGANRIELNDNLAVGGTTPSFGVLQEATKYLQEKSVPVVEMIRPRGGDFVYNDLEIKMMEADLFQAQKLGVDGVAFGALTKDGDLDEDAMEQLIAASSGMQIVFHMAFDALAEDSKKSAIDWLVDHDVDRILTHGGPLTTPIDQTLDNIKKYIDYADGRITILPGGGVNFENCDTIAKELGVKELHGTKIIDGIQ